aaataaatgtgtgaataTTTAGAGAAGAAAGCTTAAGAATACCATAAACGACAACGCCCTTCCCCACATGCCAAAGACAACAAATCAgatacattttatatacattaacaTGAGAATCCCTATCGTTCtcattacaaatatactcTGGTTGGTTGGAATTATTAATTCCAAATCAACGCCGGAAAAAATAGCCGGAAATCAGGCCGAAAAAGGCCAAAATGTAGATCAGTACATAACAATCGATATTTCTTCAAATTCAGAAGTaaatagtttttattttttgaattcACAAATAAATGGAGTGAATACAGTCATTTTCTTTCCAAATACACAGAAGAAGGTCCAGCAAATAAGGGACGGTAACACTTTGCTGTGGAATATGGAACCAAATGAACAATTCATAATAGGTTTCATATCTAAAATGACAGGATCACAGGACCACATCATCAGTTTGATGGTAAACACGCCTTCTGAAATTAAGAAGTGGTACTATCAATACACGAATGGCGCGTACAGTatagttaatatatttagGTATTTGGACCTCTTCAACCTGTTCAAGTCGAAAGTAGATAGGTCCCCATTCACGTTGGACCTTGCCAAAGATGAAATCCCAGAGGTTATGGACAAAGGTGCTTTATTAGGAAGAAATAAGGCCTCATTGTTTATCCCGACTGCAGGATACAAAGCAAATAAGATTGTATTCGGAGGACTGAATGTGTATGACGGATCGCACATACAAATGGAAGTACCAATCGCAATCGCCTACGAGATTCAAGGAATGTCGTACCTTGACTTGATGCTCGTGAAAGAAGGGCAGAACACAGGACACATACACAGCTACCAGTTCATCTCAGACGGAGACACGAGGCTAATGGCGACATCAGGTCCAGTCTCGATCTTTGACATTTTTGTGGCAAGAGTGAGTCCGAACGACATCAATCAGCCAATTTCGCATCCGCGCGTGAGGGAGATCAGGAGGCAAAATCTGTATTACCACGACATCAGGCAAATCAACCTCGACCTCAAAAATGTTGACCTGAGCATGATACACACCGAGGAGTTCAAGGTTCTCAACATTAGAACGATTAAGTACATGCCAATGGGAGTCATGATCACGTCTGTTAGCTACGGAAGGAAGCTCCTGTGGAGAAGCAGCGAAGACGAGGTACGATGTACGAACGTAATTACGCACTCAGTGAGCGGGATCATGCAGTCGATTGAGATCACGATCTTGGATAACACGGCCACTACaagtgtaaaaattatcCCATTCCAGACCATAGCCGATGACGAGAGCGAGACCGTCGAAGGCAGTGTTGATGTGCCAAATCTTGCGATCAGGGACGGCAGGTGGGTTTACGACGAGTCAGTCGCTACAGGCCAGGGTACAGATCCTCTGAACACTCACCTGTTTACACCTCCAAACTCGCCTGAGGCGACACTCGTGACTCCGGATGTTAATGATTTCCTCTCGCCCCCTCCAAATAGTCCAGCTAAGGCGACGCTCGATGACGACTCGAAGTCGACGCCGCCAAATAGCCCAGCAAGGACGAACCCCAATACTCCGGCAGGCACGCCTCCACCCAGTCCAATGGCATCACCACGTAACAGCTTCTGCTCAGAACACGGCTCTCTTGAGAATTGCGAGCACCTCCACCACAAATTCTACAACGACGTTGACTACCCTCCAGAACATGCAAGCACCAATGCCCATGATGGTGTCTTCGATGACTTCACTATTGAAGACAACTCGTTTGACCCAATTCACCCACCTCAAGGTTTCAGAGACAATGAACACGGCCTGCACGGATACTACGAAGACATTGATCCTGAGGACTACATTGACTCGAGGTTCGACGACCGTTATGAATACTTTGATGACTTTGACTACTTCGACTTCAAGGACAACAGAATGTTCGACATGGACTATGTAGACGCAATGCACCAGCAAGACTTCTACAACGACGAGTATGGAAAGAAGTACTTCTACAGTCAGTACAAAGATTCGATCCCTGGCTCTGGGGACGATATGACACTGGACATTTCGTCGGATGAGTCGAGGTCGAAGATGTACGTCATTGACGGACGAAAGTACGCACCCTTCATGTTCCTGACTCCGCACCTGAACCAGAAGATTCAGACAGTGGTAGACGGCTCTCAGATGATCTGGGACGGCTCAATGCTTGATCAGATGCTGAAGTACGTCACGCTGTACATGGACAAGGAGGATGTCAAGGGCATGTACCTGATGATATTCCAGGAAATGGCAATTTTGAACAAGTACTACTTCAAGAAGGCTGGAAAGTGGATTGAAATATCCTCTGAAGAGTACACGAACAGCACGATGTATAAAGTGAGGAGACAGAGTAAGAATGAGAAGAGTAATAAGGAGGAGACGAGGTCCGACAAGGAGGACCAGAAGAAAAAGTCGGACGACAAGGACGACTCGAAGGAGAGAGAGCTCCACGTGTCTATCATGGTCCCAGTGATACTAGGCTCACTCTTCCTGATTGTGTCAGTGTGCTCTCTGATCTTTAtgctcttcttctgctAAGAGCGCCAGCGCAGCACGCGCTTGTTTAACTGTGCCGGCTAGGCAGGCAGAGCAGGTCCAGCGATACTCGCTAGCATGCCCTCGGCCATAGCAGGCGTCGTACCGACCACCCGATTTAAAGTGCACGCTTAAACTGGTCGCGAGTACAGCTTCAATGCAGTGGTTTAACAAAACTCCCGCCTTCAAGGAGGGAGGCTGTAAAGTAGATGGTACGCTCCAGTTTTTAATGaagtttaatatttaaaaacgGACATTACACCTTTAGTCACCAGTACACGTGTAAGTGCTCGTATGTTcgtgtatgtatatttgtattggTATATATACAGCAGGTTCTGGGAGAGTGGCTATCGACGTTGGCAACGTCAAGGGTAGAAGGATGAGTCGATAGCACAGTTATTGAGTTTGGGAAGTTCAGACGAGCATATATTGGCATAAAAGAGtgagatgtgtaagtaGATAGTAGTGGTAACGTGGGTGAGATGAACAATGTTTAGTCCAAGTTAATCTATGGAGTCCAAacttaagtttaaattggAAGATATTCTGAAAAGaagtgtattatataaagtgAATAAGAATGACTACACAATAAAGAAACTGAAAATAGTAGAATCTGAACATGAAAAGGGGAGTTCAGAAGAGATAAGGGTGAAAGTAGCGTTCCCGGACTCAgaaaatcaatataaaaatgtaactGGTAGATGgtggaaaaataaatagtaaagattataaaaacatataattATTGCAAATCATATAAGGAAATATGAGTGAAGTGGCGATTAATAGAGTTTCAGGTTAGCCTAGGAAGCTACGAAGGAGGATACACAGTATGGGAGAGTACATGGGTATTACTGGAGTTCCTGGAGAGCATGGAAGTCAATGAAAAGTTATCGGTGCTAGAATTGGGTGAGGACAAGGGTAGATAGTTAAATATGATAGAATTGAGGGTGATAACTAACACACATCTAAAGTGAAAAGTGACACTGAATACAGGTGCCGGACTAGGAGTGTGTGGAACAGCTATGAGTTTAAAAGGCCACAGGGTAACCTTCCaagatttaaatatgaatgtaataaaaaagggACTGATCCCAAACTTACTACTCAACCACACAGTAAGGGGACTcaaaggagaagaaaatGAGTTAGGTGTGACACTAGTAAGTGAATACGAAGATGAAATGAAGaatatatatcaaattaGGACAGAATCTGTAAAATTAGTGGGAAAATATGATagtaaatttgaatttGAGTTTTTAGTGGGAGACTGGAACCATTTAGTGATCACAGAACAAATAAGTAGTAACCAAAAAGGTAAATATGATATTATACTGGCATCGGAATGCATTTATCGCAAAGAAAACTATGAGTCAATAGTAAAGATCATCCACACACTCCTTAAGGCAGGAGGCAGAGCATATATAGCAACGAAAAGGTTCTATTTTGGACTATCAGGAGGGTCATTTCAATTTTTGCAGTTTATAAGGGAAAATGACCACAAATATGGTGAAAATAAACTCAGTGCAACAGTAATAAGATCAGCTGAACCTAAGAACAGCTCAAATGTAATAGACCTAATAGAAGTAAATAAGATGACAGGCGAAAATGCAAATAATTAGAGACatacatttaatataacCGTAGAATctaattaaatatgtgttatttaataattggTTGGGAATGAATTTACATTTAGTAAGTAATGTGGATAATAAGAACATCCACAACACAtctgaataaaaatataaaaacaatataaaaattaattagagaataaaagtaaaagagcaaaatataaaaagagtacacaaaataaatattttagaGTGACAAAGTGGTGTTacaaaaaaatgtgtaacagaAAAGGGAATCAACGGAGCTGAAACAACATAAAATTGCAGATGATTAAAGATAACATAACGCGGGCCAGTGATtccaatgtgtatttggGCCGTGGCCGAGGAAACAGAGAGTTCCCACATAGTCGACCATGTAGGGAGATGGGACGCGAGATCCACAGTAGATATTTTGGTGTCAAAACAAAGTaccatttaaaataaataagttttGTGCCAAACGCCAGTacaatacaataatatttaattcagtttattttttatgttccagtaaattaaattgacTTATTCTCACTCAATATCAAATAAGTGTAAACCTAGAGCAACACACTCATATCTTTATAGCTCCAAAAATTCAAACTAAAAATTGGAAAACATATATGTGTGAGCATCCCacaagtaaaataaacttacaaGAGCTTAAGTGCGTACATAACAAAAAAGAATGCtcaaaacaaataaaaactattgtgtatgtatataaaatatgacggaaaaaattaaaccCCGTATCCGCAAGGAGGCCCCGGAAAGGACAGCATCTCAACCAAGAAACGAAGGTGAAGTACCAGCCGGGCCCTATGGAATGTTCAACCTCGCGGAAATGTTTAAGGCACTAAATATGCCAGAAAATGCACAGAATCAGCAAGTGTACGAAAATCAGCAGTTGATGACAGATATCGGAAAGTTCTTTTTCACGAGTATGATGAAGTTCAACCACCTGATcaacacacacacaaatacaAGTAATACGAATGCCATAAATAGCCCAAATCAAAAAATGAAAGAAAACGAAAGTAGAACATATAATGGAAAAAGTAGCAGAAATGCAAGGAACACGAAAAACACGAGGAACGAAGAAAATCAGACCGTGTCAGAGACGAATACGGGAGAAGGAATGGGACTTGGGCAATATCgcaaacaaaataaaagtaagcAAACAAGGCAGACAAACAATGCAGCACAAACAACAGATACAACAAATGAAAGATTTAACCTCAGGCCTACGACAGGGAAAGTAAACAGAGGAAGAGGAGTACAGGAAAGAGGAGGAAACGAACAAGGAGCCGAGTCACAGAAGAAATTGACCACGGAAATAGAGAGGACTCTAGTGGAAAAGGAAAGACAATACAGAGTTAAGGAAGGTCTGCCACTGGACAGAGTGCCCACGCACAGAGATGCAGGCAACGAAGCAGTGGTGTCAGCAGAGAACAAGGCGACAGcaagagaagaaggagaataCAGCCTCTCGACGGAGCGCGAACACGCGGAGGCGAGCTATAGCGACTTCCAAGCACCGACGCCGGAAAGCAACGAGAAGCAGAAGCTTAACCTGAACATATACCGCTTCATAAACAACTGCGTCTCAATCAAGGAGTCGACGACGACGGACACGATGATGGAGAGGACGGAAGTGCTCTCGACAGCAAGAAGCACATCAGACGGCCAGGAGGAAGGAGTGGCCACAGAAGTGCACTACGGAAGTAAGCACAAATCAGAGAGAGTCACGGAGGAAAAGGCAGCCAACAACGTAGCTAGTAGCACGAGCAACCTGAATACAATGGCGAGTGGGAGCACGCTGACAAACGAAGTTGCAAGCGGGAAGAGTAGCTCGGATGGTAACCAAGTAGGTAACCAAGTAGGTAACCAAGTGGGTAACCAAGTAGGTAACCAGGTGGGTGACATATCAACCAACGAAGGGGCAAACGAAGCGGGCAACGCAAGTGAAAACTACGGCGTTGACACAGGAGAAAACACCCCGGATAATTCACCCGCATACCCAGGGGCGAACGCTGAGGGAATGGGAGGAACCGCAGGGAGCACGAACGAAGAAACGCTGCTGATGCTCTGCTTCGGAGGAGACCTGGAGGGagtgaagaagctgagaGAAGTAGACCTGGAGTTCGTAGACGAAGTGGGAAGAAGCGCAATCCACTACGCATGCACGAGCGGAAACGCGGAACTGGTGAGATACCTGATCTCTAGAGAAGTGGAAATCGACAAAAAGGACGTCAAGGGCTGGACGCCACTATTCATATCAGTAGTTAACAACTACGTGGAGATagtggagctgctgctggacgcAGGAGCAGACCTGACGCTGACACTGAGGCACAGGTGCGCACCGACGAGGCTGACAGACGCACACAGTAACGCAATACACTTCGCAGCAATCAAAGTTAACAGAAAGATGacggagctgctgctgagcagGAACGTAGACGTCAACGAAAAGGATTCGCAGGGAATAACGCCGCTGAGCTACAGCTGCACGAAGGGGAACGCGGAATACGTGGCGTACCTGCTGGAAGCAGGAGCAAACCCGACGATACAGGACGTCAACGGAAGAACGAGCTACCACTCAGTGGCGCTGGGAGGAAGCCTGGAAATAGCGAAGCTGCTCTACGAAAAAGCAGGCGCACAGAACACGCAGGACAGATGGTCGCTGACGCCGGCAAAGCTGGCGCAGATCAGAGGACACGCAGACATGGCGGAGTTCCTAGCGCACCCTTCAAGGCACGCCGCAGGAGCAAGAGACACTGCGAGGTCGGCCGGGCaggaaggaggagctggagagTCAGGGATGCATAGCGGAGGAAACCAGCTGAGCCTGGACTCAGTCTCAGTCAGCTCAGACGACTCGGACGACATGTACGTTCTGCTCTCGACGACTATAGCAAGCGCACTCAACGAGCCGAACTCGGATCAAATCTACAGGTGCCTGACGAGGCTGGGGCCGGACGTGGTGAAGACGCTCTTTGAGCTGACGCTGAAGGTGGAGAAGAGCGGAGGAGTGGCGACGGCGGACGGAAAGAGGCTGAGGACGCCAGGAGGAGTCTTCTTCACGCTCCTGAAGCAAATGTACCTCAACGACTACATAACGAAGGAGGACTACCAGTACATAAGGGCGGCGGAGAAGGAGAGGATGAAGTCAGTGAGGAGCACGAAGGCGAACATGAGCGTGACGACGGCGACGAACGCAGTAAACAAGCGCATCCTGGCCGGTGGAAATAACAAGTACAGCAAAACTGCAGGAAACAGCAGTTACAGCGGTACTGGCACCAGGAAAACGAACGCCAGCGTTAATAAGTACGGTGGGACTGCAACAAGGAAAACCAGTACCGGTAACAATTATCGTGCCAACAGTGGTGGTAACAGTGGTACTTATACTGGTGGTAACACTGGTAGTACAAATACCGGTGGTAGTGCTGGTGGTAACAGTGGTGGTAATGCTGGTGCAAGTGCAAGATACTCCACGAAGAAAAACGATAACAACAGTGTTAGAAGAGTGAGTGTCAGTAACAGCAGGAGAGGAGCAAGTAGTCTGAGCAGAGAAGGAAGGAAAGGTGGACCAAGAACCAACGATCCAGGAAATGGCGGAAACAGAGTCAACTTAAACGACAACAGAGCGGAAAGTAACAGAGGCGGAAACGGTACCGTGGTCAGAAACAAAGTAGGCAGCGCAAATGCCCGTGACAGGAGTAACAAAAGACAATAAATGtagaaaaaaaagtaatataataaataataaacaaatatattaataaatatatagatgTGTTaggtaaaataataaaaaaggtgaaatttaaatgagaaaaaaaagataaagatAGTAGAGTAAGCACCACATAGAAAagcaaaataaaaatgaataaataaggaAAAGAGGATAATAGAATGACAAAAGgaaagtaaaaagaaaaaaatcGCAAgggtgtaaaataatatgattaAAAGGCTGGCGATAGTGCTGGCACTGGTGCTTGCACATGAAAAGGGGAAAGCAGAAGCACTAACGCAATCGCAATACGAGTCAAAGTACCAGACAAAACTAGAAAGAAGGGAAGCGGACGAGGTGGTTGATCAGCCACTAAGAAGGCTGGCGTTCGGAAGCTGCCAGAGAAGGTACCCAGTGCTGAAGAAAATGTACGACACAATAATCAACTATAACCCGGATCTGTTTCTATTCACAGGAGATAACTTTTACACAGGTAAGAATGactaaaaaatgaaaaaaaagaaaaaaaaatgaaaaaaaagaaaaaaaaaatgaaaaaagaaaaacagATAGTAGAACAATGCCAGGAGATGGAAAAAAATGGCAATAAGTAGATAAAAATGGCAGATAGTTATGGCACGTAGGAATACACATCTGAGTAGTTTTCACTCTTAAGTTACATACTCAGAAAAAATCGTGAAAAGGTGAAGAAGttaactaattttacagAAAAGAGCTGTTGTACCAAGGAGTGTATCTACGAGGCGTACTTAAAAATGGTAAACCACCCGCCGTTTCAGGAGTTTAAGCGGAAGGTGAAGAGGTTCGACGGAATATACGACGACCACGACTACGGTGAGAATATGCTTCAGTGGCGACTATGCCGAATACTAATTAACTGATTGACAAATCGATTTATTAACCGATTAACTGGCTAATTGACTAATTAATAGGCGTCAACGATGGAGATGCGACGTTTCCGCACAGAGACTTTGCGCAGCAACTATTGCTTGACTTTATGGATAAGCCGGAAGACCACTACCGGAGAAAGAGAAGGGGGGGCTACTACAGCCAGTCTTACGTGGACCCGAAGGACCCGACCAACCACGTGAAGGTGATCGTGCTGGACGTGAGGTACCACAGGTCCTGCATCTACGACTGCATATGCAGACTGTGCGACATCAACGTGTTCGTGCAGAGGTACATACTGATCAAGAGGATGATTAACTCAATATTCGGGTAAGGCACTGAGTGGAGCTAGAAAACAGCTTTACAAGTTGacttataaatttacattgAGCGGTTCCGATTTAACACACAGCAGTAACGATTTAATAGGATCGGGTGTGATCAGCAGGGGGATGTCCTGGGAGATGAGCAGTGGAAGTGGTTCGAGTCACAGCTGTTTGAGTCGGAAGCAAGGGCGCACGTGATAGTGTCGTCGTTCCAAGTGTTCACGAAGTGCGCAATGGGAGAGAGCTGGGGGCACCTGCCGTTCGCGAAGAAGAGGTTGttggacctgctggaggcAGCACAGCCGAAAAAGCCGATCTTCCTGTCAGGAGACATACACTACGGGGAACTGATAGAAAAATATGTAAGTCAAACGCTTAGCGACTAGTTTAGAAAACAATAATGGCAATTGCATAGAGTTAAAAGCGTTGATAGATAGGAAACAAGTATAGCAGTTGCTactatcattttaatactaTCATGTTGCTACTGTCATGTTACTATTTTGTTactattttgttaatatcTTATGACTATtttgttactattattatcattaattGATGACACTTAGGGCTTCGTCGAGTGGACTTCAAGTAGTCTAACGCACAGCATACGACcatataacaaatacacattccTTGTCATTTTCCCTTTCCTCCTGTTCACGAAGAGAATAATATACCTATACAACAACTTTGGAGGAATCGACTTTAACTACAATAAAGAAAGAGGTGAGTAAAGGCACATAAAAACTGAGTTGAGACGTACAGCTGACACCAACGTGTAGATATCATGGAGTGGGACGGAGCGTTGTACAACGATGAGGGGAAAAGAGCCCTCAGCTATCGCAGCAGATACGAGAACCTCTACGAGCACGTGCACGAAGAGGACTCGTTCTTCAGAGACTACCAGCTCTTCAAATGTCTAACAAAATTCCAATACGCCTGTAGAATATCACTGATCGTCGCCGTACTTATGTTCCCAGTACTACTGTTCAAGGCACTTAGGCCGAGAGGCCGAGCGATGAGGAAGAAAGCAGCTAAAACACGCACTAAACACTAATGTTATAGAACAGCAGTATATAACAGTAGATAAGCGTATACTTTGAGAGAACATGGgtgtttaattaaaataaaagtggAGTTGAGGACGGCTGGGAGGGTGAGAATACACCCATCAAATTGTTGTGCCAACACTAAACATATTAAGAGTTATTTTAAGTATAGCGCCGCTGGAAAGACGACACTCTTGAATTATGTAAAGTAATGGAGTGCGTTGAGAGATCATAAAGCAATTTCACGTAGAAGGAACCGCAACATAAAGGAGTACAAGGCCGAACGAGAATAGGGCACTGTGTGTTAAAGCAGAGAAAGGAGCAGGTGCCATAGGCAGATAATTTATGGACGTCCTGTTAATATCTCAGAGAATGGCAGAGGAAGTGGAGAACATGACCATACCAGAGTTAAAGGCAGTACTAGCCAAATATAACCTGGAAACGACCGGGAAAAGGGTAAATACCTAGTATTTGTAGTCGATTacgaatatataaaacagtAGACAGTTGTATCTACAGTTTCATGTACAGCCTTCATAATTAAACGCAGGCTGATTTGGTGGCGAGGCTGTCGAACCACTTTAAGCAAAAGGATGAAAAGGGCGCCGACGGAACGAAGTCGGTGAAGGCGTCGCCAAAAATAGAGGCTAAGTCGCCGAAGACGGCACCTAAGGCAACAAAAGCACCATCGGCCGCCGCAAACGAAGGCGCCACAGAGGCTGTGTCGAGTGGTCCCCCAAAATTGGAGTTAGAAGAGCCAAAAACTCCAGAGAAATCACCGAGTCCACCAGAAGGTAAGCGAGAAGAGGAGTgagatgaaaataaatttaacaggCCCGAAGAAGGAGGTGACTGAGATGACGATGGAAGAGCGGCTGGCACTGAGAGCGAAGAGGTTTAACCTTGAAATTAAACCTGACACCGGCTTGGACAAGAAGCTGGATACGAGTTTGGACAGGAAACTCGGTACTAGTTTGGATAAAAAGCTTGATACTAGTTTGGAGAAGAAACCGGAAGCCGGCTCAGAGAAGAAGGCCGATGCAGCCAAAAGCCAAAAAAAACTAGTGGTACAGGAGGACCCTGAAGTGCTAAAAAAGAGAAGCGAAAGgtaaatagaataaaaaactaGTTACATCCCAAATTCACTAATCCACTCctgaatttttaattcattgACCACTGATA
The sequence above is a segment of the Theileria orientalis strain Shintoku DNA, chromosome 3, complete genome genome. Coding sequences within it:
- a CDS encoding ankyrin repeat containing protein produces the protein MTEKIKPRIRKEAPERTASQPRNEGEVPAGPYGMFNLAEMFKALNMPENAQNQQVYENQQLMTDIGKFFFTSMMKFNHLINTHTNTSNTNAINSPNQKMKENESRTYNGKSSRNARNTKNTRNEENQTVSETNTGEGMGLGQYRKQNKSKQTRQTNNAAQTTDTTNERFNLRPTTGKVNRGRGVQERGGNEQGAESQKKLTTEIERTLVEKERQYRVKEVVSAENKATAREEGEYSLSTEREHAEASYSDFQAPTPESNEKQKLNLNIYRFINNCVSIKESTTTDTMMERTEAANNVASSTSNLNTMARANEAGNASENYGVDTGENTPDNSPAYPGANAEGMGGTAGSTNEETLLMLCFGGDLEGVKKLREVDLEFVDEVGRSAIHYACTSGNAELVRYLISREVEIDKKDVKGWTPLFISVVNNYVEIVELLLDAGADLTLTLRHRCAPTRLTDAHSNAIHFAAIKVNRKMTELLLSRNVDVNEKDSQGITPLSYSCTKGNAEYVAYLLEAGANPTIQDVNGRTSYHSVALGGSLEIAKLLYEKAGAQNTQDRWSLTPAKLAQIRGHADMAEFLAHPSRHAAGARDTASSDDSDDMYVLLSTTIASALNEPNSDQIYRCLTRLGPDVVKTLFELTLKVEKSGGVATADGKRLRTPGGVFFTLLKQMYLNDYITKEDYQYIRAAEKERMKSVRSTKANMSVTTATNAVNKRILAGGNNKYSKTAGNSSYSGTGTRKTNASVNKYGGTATRKTSTVSVSNSRRGASSLSREGRKGGPRTNDPGNGGNRVNLNDNRAESNRGGNGTVVRNKVGSANARDRMLALVLAHEKGKAEALTQSQYESKYQTKLERREADEVVDQPLRRLAFGSCQRRYPVLKKMYDTIINYNPDLFLFTGDNFYTEKSCCTKECIYEAYLKMVNHPPFQEFKRKVKRFDGIYDDHDYGVNDGDATFPHRDFAQQLLLDFMDKPEDHYRRKRRGGYYSQSYVDPKDPTNHVKVIVLDVRYHRSCIYDCICRLCDINVFVQRYILIKRMINSIFGIGCDQQGDVLGDEQWKWFESQLFESEARAHVIVSSFQVFTKCAMGESWGHLPFAKKRLLDLLEAAQPKKPIFLSGDIHYGELIEKYGFVEWTSSSLTHSIRPYNKYTFLVIFPFLLFTKRIIYLYNNFGGIDFNYNKERALYNDEGKRALSYRSRYENLYEHVHEEDSFFRDYQLFKCLTKFQYACRISLIVAVLMFPVLLFKALRPRGRAMRKKAAKTRTKH
- a CDS encoding uncharacterized protein (DNA-binding SAP domain containing protein), giving the protein MDVLLISQRMAEEVENMTIPELKAVLAKYNLETTGKRADLVARLSNHFKQKDEKGADGTKSVKASPKIEAKSPKTAPKATKAPSAAANEGATEAVSSGPPKLELEEPKTPEKSPSPPEGPKKEVTEMTMEERLALRAKRFNLEIKPDTGLDKKLDTSLDRKLGTSLDKKLDTSLEKKPEAGSEKKADAAKSQKKLVVQEDPEVLKKRSERFGIPLVTHKSDEPKVKKKFDFVVDEEELLKRQKRLERFSS